The proteins below come from a single Lepeophtheirus salmonis chromosome 4, UVic_Lsal_1.4, whole genome shotgun sequence genomic window:
- the Fim gene encoding fimbrin isoform X3 — protein sequence MSPSSEFEECFEHCWEEISADGKDSIKTTEVKDSLDLMGFKLPNHKVRDLLEDFQSQGKLKMNDPVSKDMFKEICTTLKQNDTTVDWKTTKGFTDEEATTDKSQHGYSYHMILKEEQRAFSDWVNVNLGNQEDLKYILPLREDGEDLYEKISDGVLLCKIINFVVKDTIDPRVINKKKKLSVFQKHENLTLAIKSAQAIGCHVVNMDAHILHQGRKHIILGLIWQIIKHFLFEGITLQHVPGLLALCREGESAEELLKMSPEQILLRWVNFHLERAGSDKRVNNFSNDIRDSEAYSHLLSQISPKDAGVNKSALQITDLRQRADKMLQQAEKIECRAFVTAQDVVNGVEKLNLAFVANLFNNYAGLDDPEEVSEFIIEETREEKTYRNWMNSLGVDPYVNYLYGDLYDGLIIFQIYDIIKNGMVNWKKVTQKNQYSKIHAKKIIQIRDNCNYAVDLGRDLELVIVGVDGNDIMQGNKTLTLGLIWQLMRKYTLSLLAKLSPDGKPMAESQILSWANQKLAESDKNVVIYSFQDSSIKTALPIIHLIDALRPGTIDYSIVKSANSLDLEDCLSNAKYAIAMCRKIGAPIFALPEDITEMKNKMILTVYANLMLVDIS from the exons ATGTCTCCATCATCCGAGTTTGAAGAGTGCTTTGAACACTGCTGGGAAGAG ATAAGTGCAGATGGCAAGGATTCCATCAAGACGACGGAAGTCAAGGACTCCCTAGATTTAATGGGATTTAAATTACCCAATCATAAAGTACGGGATTTGTTGGAAGATTTCCAATCCCAAGGGAAGCTTAAAATGAATGATCCTGTGTCCAAGGATATGTTTAAAGAG atTTGTACAACTCTCAAACAAAATGATACGACCGTGGATTGGAAGACAACAAAGGGCTTCACGGATGAAGAAGCCACTACtgataaaa GTCAACATGGATATAGTTATCACATGATTCTGAAAGAAGAACAAAGAGCTTTTAGCGACTGGGTAAATGTTAATTTAGGTAATCAAGAGgatctcaaatatatattacctcTACGTGAAGATGGCGAAgatctttatgaaaaaattagtgATGGAGTTTTATTATG taaaatcATCAATTTCGTTGTGAAAGACACAATTGATCCCCGAGTTatcaataaaaagaagaagttatcTGTTTTTCAAAAGCATGAAAATCTTACTCTAGCCATTAAATCTGCTCag GCAATTGGATGCCATGTCGTCAATATGGATGCGCATATTCTTCATCAAGGGCGAAAACATATAATCTTAGGGCTGATATGGCAAATAATTAAG CATTTTCTATTTGAGGGCATCACATTACAACATGTTCCTGGACTTTTGGCACTATGTCGTGAAGGTGAATCCGCTGAAGAACTTCTTAAAATGTCTCccgaacaaattttattaagatgGGTCAACTTTCACCTAGAAAGAGCCGGCTCTGATAAAAGAGTTAACAATTTCTCGAATGATATTCGAGATTCAGAAGCTTATAGTCATCTCCTCTCTCAAATATCTCCAAAAGACGCAGGTGTTAATAAATCCGCTCTACAAATAACAGATTTACGTCAAAGAGCCGACAAAATGCTTCAGCAGGCTGAAAAAATTGAGTGTCGAGCGTTTGTTACTGCTCAAGATGTTGTGAATGGtgttgaaaagttaaatttggcGTTTGTtgctaatttattcaataactatGCAGGGTTAGATGATCCCGAAGAAGTGAGTGAATTTATCATTGAGGAGACTCGTGAAGAAAAAA cTTATCGCAATTGGATGAACTCTCTTGGAGTGGATCCCTATGTCAACTATCTATATGGAGATTTGTATGatggtttgattatatttcaaatatacgaCATTATCAAAAATGGAATGGTAAATTGGAAAAAAGTCACTCA aaaaaatcaatattcaaagATTCATGcaaagaaaatcattcaaatccGTGATAATTGTAATTATGCTGTCGATCTTGGACGGGATTTAGAGTTGGTTATAGTCGGAGTCGATGGAAACGATATTATGCAAGGCAATAAAACACTAACTCTAGGACTTATTTGGCAACTCATGCGGAAGTATACTCTATCTTTACTAGCAAAATTAAGTCCTGATGGTAAACCAATGGCTGAGTCACAAATCCTCAGTTGGGCAAACCAGAAACTAGCTGAATCAGATAAAAATGTTGTCATTTATAGTTTTCAG gattcaAGTATTAAGACGGCTCTTccaattattcatctcattgaTGCCCTTCGACCGGGGACCATTGATTATTCCATTGTTAAATCTGCTAACAGTTTAGATTTAGag GACTGCTTAAGTAATGCAAAATATGCAATTGCAATGTGTCGGAAGATAGGTGCTCCCATATTCGCACTCCCAGAAGACATCACAGagatgaaaaacaaaatgattttaacaGTTTACGCAAATTTAATGCTTGTGGATATTTCTTAA
- the Fim gene encoding fimbrin isoform X1, translating to MGLVEDESEFETMSPSSEFEECFEHCWEEISADGKDSIKTTEVKDSLDLMGFKLPNHKVRDLLEDFQSQGKLKMNDPVSKDMFKEICTTLKQNDTTVDWKTTKGFTDEEATTDKSQHGYSYHMILKEEQRAFSDWVNVNLGNQEDLKYILPLREDGEDLYEKISDGVLLCKIINFVVKDTIDPRVINKKKKLSVFQKHENLTLAIKSAQAIGCHVVNMDAHILHQGRKHIILGLIWQIIKHFLFEGITLQHVPGLLALCREGESAEELLKMSPEQILLRWVNFHLERAGSDKRVNNFSNDIRDSEAYSHLLSQISPKDAGVNKSALQITDLRQRADKMLQQAEKIECRAFVTAQDVVNGVEKLNLAFVANLFNNYAGLDDPEEVSEFIIEETREEKTYRNWMNSLGVDPYVNYLYGDLYDGLIIFQIYDIIKNGMVNWKKVTQKNQYSKIHAKKIIQIRDNCNYAVDLGRDLELVIVGVDGNDIMQGNKTLTLGLIWQLMRKYTLSLLAKLSPDGKPMAESQILSWANQKLAESDKNVVIYSFQDSSIKTALPIIHLIDALRPGTIDYSIVKSANSLDLEDCLSNAKYAIAMCRKIGAPIFALPEDITEMKNKMILTVYANLMLVDIS from the exons aatTTGAAACAATGTCTCCATCATCCGAGTTTGAAGAGTGCTTTGAACACTGCTGGGAAGAG ATAAGTGCAGATGGCAAGGATTCCATCAAGACGACGGAAGTCAAGGACTCCCTAGATTTAATGGGATTTAAATTACCCAATCATAAAGTACGGGATTTGTTGGAAGATTTCCAATCCCAAGGGAAGCTTAAAATGAATGATCCTGTGTCCAAGGATATGTTTAAAGAG atTTGTACAACTCTCAAACAAAATGATACGACCGTGGATTGGAAGACAACAAAGGGCTTCACGGATGAAGAAGCCACTACtgataaaa GTCAACATGGATATAGTTATCACATGATTCTGAAAGAAGAACAAAGAGCTTTTAGCGACTGGGTAAATGTTAATTTAGGTAATCAAGAGgatctcaaatatatattacctcTACGTGAAGATGGCGAAgatctttatgaaaaaattagtgATGGAGTTTTATTATG taaaatcATCAATTTCGTTGTGAAAGACACAATTGATCCCCGAGTTatcaataaaaagaagaagttatcTGTTTTTCAAAAGCATGAAAATCTTACTCTAGCCATTAAATCTGCTCag GCAATTGGATGCCATGTCGTCAATATGGATGCGCATATTCTTCATCAAGGGCGAAAACATATAATCTTAGGGCTGATATGGCAAATAATTAAG CATTTTCTATTTGAGGGCATCACATTACAACATGTTCCTGGACTTTTGGCACTATGTCGTGAAGGTGAATCCGCTGAAGAACTTCTTAAAATGTCTCccgaacaaattttattaagatgGGTCAACTTTCACCTAGAAAGAGCCGGCTCTGATAAAAGAGTTAACAATTTCTCGAATGATATTCGAGATTCAGAAGCTTATAGTCATCTCCTCTCTCAAATATCTCCAAAAGACGCAGGTGTTAATAAATCCGCTCTACAAATAACAGATTTACGTCAAAGAGCCGACAAAATGCTTCAGCAGGCTGAAAAAATTGAGTGTCGAGCGTTTGTTACTGCTCAAGATGTTGTGAATGGtgttgaaaagttaaatttggcGTTTGTtgctaatttattcaataactatGCAGGGTTAGATGATCCCGAAGAAGTGAGTGAATTTATCATTGAGGAGACTCGTGAAGAAAAAA cTTATCGCAATTGGATGAACTCTCTTGGAGTGGATCCCTATGTCAACTATCTATATGGAGATTTGTATGatggtttgattatatttcaaatatacgaCATTATCAAAAATGGAATGGTAAATTGGAAAAAAGTCACTCA aaaaaatcaatattcaaagATTCATGcaaagaaaatcattcaaatccGTGATAATTGTAATTATGCTGTCGATCTTGGACGGGATTTAGAGTTGGTTATAGTCGGAGTCGATGGAAACGATATTATGCAAGGCAATAAAACACTAACTCTAGGACTTATTTGGCAACTCATGCGGAAGTATACTCTATCTTTACTAGCAAAATTAAGTCCTGATGGTAAACCAATGGCTGAGTCACAAATCCTCAGTTGGGCAAACCAGAAACTAGCTGAATCAGATAAAAATGTTGTCATTTATAGTTTTCAG gattcaAGTATTAAGACGGCTCTTccaattattcatctcattgaTGCCCTTCGACCGGGGACCATTGATTATTCCATTGTTAAATCTGCTAACAGTTTAGATTTAGag GACTGCTTAAGTAATGCAAAATATGCAATTGCAATGTGTCGGAAGATAGGTGCTCCCATATTCGCACTCCCAGAAGACATCACAGagatgaaaaacaaaatgattttaacaGTTTACGCAAATTTAATGCTTGTGGATATTTCTTAA
- the LOC121116201 gene encoding LOW QUALITY PROTEIN: 7-methylguanosine phosphate-specific 5'-nucleotidase A (The sequence of the model RefSeq protein was modified relative to this genomic sequence to represent the inferred CDS: deleted 2 bases in 2 codons) produces the protein MLIFHSTENPTRTYNYNSFTNPLQVLLSVLYGSTRMFNQVWLMLIITNTLTFKDKMDVLKDYEHKSNNLRFRNIDELNGKLKKMTQDSRESLQVITDFDYTLSKYHDGDGVRLGSSWFFVENSPLLPLSYREKTKKLHDTYHPIEVDPKLSIEEKIPHMEEWYRKIIILITEYITDEKHFKEAIKDISKLQLRDGAPEFIRQLYNNHIPLLVFSAGFGEIIKNLLIQRDLLHSEYTKMHSNFLEFDQTSKKIIGVKEPVIHVFNKNGGAYIASTPPKETEEIRKRKNILLLGDSMGDLSMSHGIDGANENESTIIKIGFLNHNIDDFIDRYIKEYDVVIIDDQTMNFPLHILRLFKI, from the exons atgttgatcttTCATTCTACCgagaatccaacaaggacttacaattataactcttttACAAATCCTCTTCAAGTTCTACTCTCCGTCTTATATGGAagcacacgaatgttcaatcaagtttggTTGATGCTCATAATTACAAATAC ATTAACCTTCAAGGACAAAATGGATGTTTTAAAAGACTACGAACACAAGAGTAATAATCTACGATTTAGGAATATTGATGAATTGAATgggaaattaaagaaaatgactCAAGACTCCAGGGAGAGTCTTCAAGTTATTACGGATTTTGATTACACACTATCCAAATACCATGATGGGGACGGAGTACGTCTAGGCTCCTCGTGGTTCTTCGTGGAAAATTCGCCACTTTTGCCTCTTTCATATagagagaaaaca aaaaaactccatGATACATATCATCCCATAGAAG TTGATCCAAAGTTAtcaattgaggaa aaaatccCTCACATGGAGGAATGGTAtcggaaaataattattctcataACAGAATACATAACGGATGAAAAACACTTCAAGGAGGCGATTAAAGATATTTCTAAATTGCAATTAAGAGATGGTGCTCCTGAGTTTATTCGTCAACTCTACAACAATCACATACCTCTATTAGTATTTTCTGCAGGATttggagaaataattaaaaatctctTGATACAAAGAGACTTGTTGCATTCAGAATATACTAAAATGCATTCAAACTTCTTGGAGTTTGATCaaacctcaaaaaaaataatcggtGTCAAAGAGCCCGTGATTCAtgtctttaataaaaatggaggCGCATATATCGCCTCTACTCCTCCAAAAGAAACTGAAGAGATTCGTAAAAGGAAGAATATTTTACTACTGGGAGACTCCATGGGAGATTTATCAATGTCTCATGGCATTGATGGTGCTAACGAGAATGAATccactattattaaaattggattCTTAAACCATaatattgatgattttattGACAGGTACATTAAAGAATATGATGTTGTAATCATTGATGATCAAACAATGAACTTTCCTTTACATATATTGAGATTATTTaagatatag
- the LOC121116200 gene encoding snake venom metalloproteinase H2, whose product MTFRIASLLYFIYSISKGLDHVPPVTITWKGNITRSSIPPMRIHFTNEGRSERIHLKRRHLLTSYDDLCSFQGDTAHKTTFVTVSGCPHEEFHVFIRSKGHNPIIAAVKSGVTTFTKPNNVTVSSIIKKFDSGFGYLVHQSENATEEDVPNKLYLRLAVTIDSALKKYFDFNAPKAVKEINQIMLHCEGLFQDGSLGTNIVFQQMTLYDESNFTSVGFASENNLQILGPHVTKRHKKEFFHHFVHMTHDSSKDGVLGMSYIGQICSQNASLRTSIIEYNLSPLHTALVLAHEIGHNLGLVHDSENCVGIMYPLIIGSDVWSNCSRRQLKGFYNSILKKHGSFCLEEGSGVWSKWTSWSKCNVKCNRVRTRHCEMNVCRGEEKESMQCDPCLKKWELNTALRATPWNDYKILNFLLEKHMIIKHQNHTKLKGGVNIV is encoded by the exons ATGACTTTTCGTATAGCAAGTCTGTTATActtcatttattcaatttctaaaG GTCTTGATCATGTACCACCTGTCACTATAACATGGAAAGGAAACATAACAAGGAGTTCAATACCTCCAATGAGGATTCACTTTACAAATGAAGGACGAAGCGAAAGAATTCATCTCAAAAGACGTCATTTATTGACCTCATATGACGACCTATGTTCTTTCCAAGGAGATACAGCACACAAAACAACATTTGTGACCGTGTCTGGATGTCCACACGAGGAATTTCAT GTATTCATTCGTTCTAAAGGGCATAATCCAATTATTGCAGCCGTGAAATCTGGCGTGACTACATTTACAAAACCTAATAATGTAACTGTTTCAtccattattaaaaagtttgattCTGGATTTGGATATCTCGTTCACCAATCCGAGAATGCTACAGAAGAAGACGTTCCAAATAAACTCTA cCTTCGCTTAGCTGTAACGATTGACTCAGCTCTCAAGAAATACTTTGACTTCAATGCTCCTAAGGCTGTCAAAGAAATCAATCAAATCATGTTGCATTGTGAAGGACTCTTTCAAGATGGCTCCTTAg GAACAAATATAGTGTTTCAACAAATGACACTTTATGATGAAAGTAATTTTACATCCGTTGGATTTGCttctgaaaataatttacaaatattgggACCCCATGTTACTAAGAGGCATAAAAAAGAGTTCTTTCATCATTTTGTACATATGACACACGATTCAAGCAAGGATGGGGTGTTGGGAATGTCATATATTGGACAAATTTGTTCACAAAATGCTTCGTTGCGAACGTCCATCATTGAGTATAATTTATCACCTCTTCATACAGCCTTG GTGCTGGCCCATGAGATTGGACATAACCTTGGTCTAGTACATGACTCTGAAAATTGTGTGGGTATAATGTACCCTCTAATTATTGGATCGGATGTATGGTCCAATTGTAGCAGGCGTCAACTAAAGGGATTCTataactcaattttgaaaaagcaTGGATCGTTTTGTTTGGAAGAAGGGAGTG GAGTTTGGAGTAAGTGGACAAGTTGGTCGAAATGTAATGTCAAATGCAATAGGGTACGAACGCGTCATTGTGAAATGAATGTGTGCAGAGGAGAGGAGAAAGAGAGTATGCAATGTGATCCATGTCTCAAAAAATGGGAATTAAATACAGCATTAAGAGCCACGCCTTGGAATGACtacaaaatacttaattttctaTTAGAGAAACATATGATCATTAAGCATCAAAACCATACAAAATTAAAAGGTGGAGTGAATATTGTTTAG
- the Fim gene encoding fimbrin isoform X2: protein MGFLEFETMSPSSEFEECFEHCWEEISADGKDSIKTTEVKDSLDLMGFKLPNHKVRDLLEDFQSQGKLKMNDPVSKDMFKEICTTLKQNDTTVDWKTTKGFTDEEATTDKSQHGYSYHMILKEEQRAFSDWVNVNLGNQEDLKYILPLREDGEDLYEKISDGVLLCKIINFVVKDTIDPRVINKKKKLSVFQKHENLTLAIKSAQAIGCHVVNMDAHILHQGRKHIILGLIWQIIKHFLFEGITLQHVPGLLALCREGESAEELLKMSPEQILLRWVNFHLERAGSDKRVNNFSNDIRDSEAYSHLLSQISPKDAGVNKSALQITDLRQRADKMLQQAEKIECRAFVTAQDVVNGVEKLNLAFVANLFNNYAGLDDPEEVSEFIIEETREEKTYRNWMNSLGVDPYVNYLYGDLYDGLIIFQIYDIIKNGMVNWKKVTQKNQYSKIHAKKIIQIRDNCNYAVDLGRDLELVIVGVDGNDIMQGNKTLTLGLIWQLMRKYTLSLLAKLSPDGKPMAESQILSWANQKLAESDKNVVIYSFQDSSIKTALPIIHLIDALRPGTIDYSIVKSANSLDLEDCLSNAKYAIAMCRKIGAPIFALPEDITEMKNKMILTVYANLMLVDIS from the exons aatTTGAAACAATGTCTCCATCATCCGAGTTTGAAGAGTGCTTTGAACACTGCTGGGAAGAG ATAAGTGCAGATGGCAAGGATTCCATCAAGACGACGGAAGTCAAGGACTCCCTAGATTTAATGGGATTTAAATTACCCAATCATAAAGTACGGGATTTGTTGGAAGATTTCCAATCCCAAGGGAAGCTTAAAATGAATGATCCTGTGTCCAAGGATATGTTTAAAGAG atTTGTACAACTCTCAAACAAAATGATACGACCGTGGATTGGAAGACAACAAAGGGCTTCACGGATGAAGAAGCCACTACtgataaaa GTCAACATGGATATAGTTATCACATGATTCTGAAAGAAGAACAAAGAGCTTTTAGCGACTGGGTAAATGTTAATTTAGGTAATCAAGAGgatctcaaatatatattacctcTACGTGAAGATGGCGAAgatctttatgaaaaaattagtgATGGAGTTTTATTATG taaaatcATCAATTTCGTTGTGAAAGACACAATTGATCCCCGAGTTatcaataaaaagaagaagttatcTGTTTTTCAAAAGCATGAAAATCTTACTCTAGCCATTAAATCTGCTCag GCAATTGGATGCCATGTCGTCAATATGGATGCGCATATTCTTCATCAAGGGCGAAAACATATAATCTTAGGGCTGATATGGCAAATAATTAAG CATTTTCTATTTGAGGGCATCACATTACAACATGTTCCTGGACTTTTGGCACTATGTCGTGAAGGTGAATCCGCTGAAGAACTTCTTAAAATGTCTCccgaacaaattttattaagatgGGTCAACTTTCACCTAGAAAGAGCCGGCTCTGATAAAAGAGTTAACAATTTCTCGAATGATATTCGAGATTCAGAAGCTTATAGTCATCTCCTCTCTCAAATATCTCCAAAAGACGCAGGTGTTAATAAATCCGCTCTACAAATAACAGATTTACGTCAAAGAGCCGACAAAATGCTTCAGCAGGCTGAAAAAATTGAGTGTCGAGCGTTTGTTACTGCTCAAGATGTTGTGAATGGtgttgaaaagttaaatttggcGTTTGTtgctaatttattcaataactatGCAGGGTTAGATGATCCCGAAGAAGTGAGTGAATTTATCATTGAGGAGACTCGTGAAGAAAAAA cTTATCGCAATTGGATGAACTCTCTTGGAGTGGATCCCTATGTCAACTATCTATATGGAGATTTGTATGatggtttgattatatttcaaatatacgaCATTATCAAAAATGGAATGGTAAATTGGAAAAAAGTCACTCA aaaaaatcaatattcaaagATTCATGcaaagaaaatcattcaaatccGTGATAATTGTAATTATGCTGTCGATCTTGGACGGGATTTAGAGTTGGTTATAGTCGGAGTCGATGGAAACGATATTATGCAAGGCAATAAAACACTAACTCTAGGACTTATTTGGCAACTCATGCGGAAGTATACTCTATCTTTACTAGCAAAATTAAGTCCTGATGGTAAACCAATGGCTGAGTCACAAATCCTCAGTTGGGCAAACCAGAAACTAGCTGAATCAGATAAAAATGTTGTCATTTATAGTTTTCAG gattcaAGTATTAAGACGGCTCTTccaattattcatctcattgaTGCCCTTCGACCGGGGACCATTGATTATTCCATTGTTAAATCTGCTAACAGTTTAGATTTAGag GACTGCTTAAGTAATGCAAAATATGCAATTGCAATGTGTCGGAAGATAGGTGCTCCCATATTCGCACTCCCAGAAGACATCACAGagatgaaaaacaaaatgattttaacaGTTTACGCAAATTTAATGCTTGTGGATATTTCTTAA